A stretch of DNA from Bacteroidales bacterium WCE2008:
TGAACAGGCCGGCGAATTTATAGGCGGGGACTCCGCTCTTTTCTATGAGATCGTCTCTTGAGATGCCGGATTTCGTAAAGAGCCTTTCCTGTCTGATCAGATTGTCAAGCTCCCTGAACTGATTGATCTCGTCTAAATCCTTAGGTTTGTCAGCCTCTTTTATTCCGAGCGTGGCAGGCCCGTTCTCGATGCTGACGGCTTTCTCGGCTATCTCTTTATAGCGAAGCAGGTCGTTGATCGTATTGATAGCTGCGACATTTTTCTTGCGGATAAGGTTGCTGTATCTGTGGATATTACCCGCATAAAGTCCGCCACCGATTAGAAGAAGAAGCGACATCACGATAATTACTCCCATGACCTTCATGGTACTTCTCTGGGATTCGTATTTCCTTTCTATTTCGTGGGAACCGAGAATCGTCGATACCTGGAGAGCATCCGTCTTGAGGTTATTGTTGTTGATCTGGTCTTTGATCGAGATGATCGTCTCCGAGGTCGCCAGGGCCTTGCTATAGTTTCCCATGCCCTGATAGCCTTTCATCCTTGGCTCGAGAACATCGCTGAGGTATAGCTCGGAAGTCGTATCTCCTCTCTGGCGGTAGTTCTCCTCGATTTTGTCAAGATTGCTGAACAGAGTCTGGTAATCCTTTCTCCAGAGCAGATATGAAGTCATCATGGTAAGGCCATAAGGTGTCTTGACTGTTTCCGTCTGGTTGCTGAGACGGTAGTATTTGTCCGCAAGCTTAGGCTGATTGGCTTTCTGGTAGGTTTCCATGCACTGCGCGTAGACGGAGGCTTTCCTCAGGTCCAGCAGCCCTTCAGGAGTCTCGGGATCCTCCTCCATCTTGTCCAGAGCCTCCTGCATACGGGGAAGAAGGAAGATGGCTTCTTTGACATCTCCTTGTTTTGTCATTGCATTTATCGTCTCTCCCAGAGCATACAGATAGTAATCTCTCTCGGAATTGTCTCCTGTTTTCTTAGCGAGCTGCTCGTATAGGTCGATACTCTCGTACAGGTCGTAGTATGCGTCCCTGCTGCTTCCCAGAGCGACTTTGTTCAGGCCCAGATTAAGCAGGAAGTTCGCTACCTCCGGCTCCAGTTCCATAGCCCTGGCCTTTTCAAGACCTTCGGCTATATAGTTGAGGCTTTTTGCGTTTTCTCCCAGTTTATAGTCGTTGTGCGCCATCGTGCTGAGACTCCTCACAAATCCGACAGGATCCTCTTTCCTGAAAGAAGAATCGTTATAGGCTTTCTTGTAATAGAACTGTGAAAGATAATACTGAGGAGCATTGTGATAGATTATGCCCTTTATCACATTGATCTGGTAAGGCTTGAGGAGGGAATTCTCTTCAGCTTCTTCAGTAAGCCTGAGGGCTTCTTCAGGCTCCCTGTATGCAAGCTCCATCAGATAGGCCTCCGAATAGATGTCATCATCGGCTTGTTCCTGATTCTGCATGGCTTTCTCGTTGCATGAGAAGAATAGCGCAGATATGATAGCTAAAAAAAAGTATTTTCTCATAAAGAGTACGTCCAGGTCCTACTTTCTTGTCGTGATCAGAATTACGCCGTTTGCGCCGCGGACTCCGTAGATAGAACAGGATCCGGCATCCTTAAGCACATCTATACTGACGACATCAGCCGGATTGATCGTCGAAATATCGTCCATTTCGACATTGTCCACCAGAATAAGAGGGTCGGTCGCATTGCTGTTCGTCGATATACCCCTGATCAGGATCCTGGCGGAACCGACACCGGTCTTGAGAACTTGCACGCCGGCAACTCTTCCCTGGATATAGTCGTAGATGTTGGAATAAACAATAGCGTCGCGCCTTTTGACTTTTATGGTCGAGACAGAAGTCGTAAGATGGTCTCTTTTGATTTCACCATAACCAATATTGGCAACGGCAGGCTGCTCGTCAACGGCTGCAGTCACTACCGGAAGTTCTTCTATTTTGCGCGATACAGTATCCTGAGCTGTATATTCAGACATAGGCAGAGAGCCTATAATCATCATTAAAAGCAAAGTTGTCCCCATATTCTTAATTATCGGACATTTCCCGATGATACAAATATATATTTTTTTATCAGAAAATGCAACCGCCTGACTAAGAATGTGATTTTGCAACCCGGTTGCATAGAATTCATGATACCTTTGCACCGGAAAACAAAAAAACATAAGATATGAGTCACGAACATAATCATCATGAAGAACACCACCACCATCACGAAGAAGGTGGTACGAGAGAGACTGTCATCAAGATAGTCCTGGCCGCCGTACTTCTGGTCGTCGCCGTCATAATAGAGAAGACGACTTCCCTGAAAGTATGGCAGCTGCTTCTCATTTACCTTGTTCCTTATTTCATCGTCGGCTGGGAGACGCTGGAAGAGGCAGTCGAGAGCCTGTTGCATGGAGATGCCCTAGACGAGAATTTCCTTATGGGCATCGCGACAGTAGGAGCCCTGGCGATCGGATTCCTGCCGAATGCCGAACCCCAGTTCGCCGAGGCAGTATTCGTAATGCTGTTCTTCCAGGTCGGCGAGCTCTTCGAAGGCATCGCCGAAGGCCGTAGCCACAAATCCATCGCCCATCTCATGGACATAAGACCGGACGTCGCCAATGTAGAGAGAAATGGTGCGGTCGAGACTGTCGATCCGGACGAAGTGGAAGTAGGTGAGATCATCGTCGTCAAGCCGGGCGAGAGAGTCCCTATGGACGGAATCGTTATCGAAGGAAAGTCCAGCCTCGATACCGTCGCCCTGACCGGCGAAAGCGTCCCGAGGAGTGTCGGAGTCGAAGACGAGATATTCTCCGGCTGTGTCAATCTCTCCGGTCTGCTCAGGGTAAAGGTACTTAAGGAATTCGATGAATCTACGGCTTCAAGGATACTCGACCTTGTCGAGAATGCTTCCGAAAACAAATCCCGCCAGGAGAACTTCATAACCAGATTCGCCAGAGTCTATACCCCGATAGTAGTCGTGTGTGCAATTCTCATGGCTGTCGTTCCGTTATTCTTCGGCGGAGTATTCGCCACCTGGCTGTACAGGGCTCTTACATTCCTTATAGTTTCATGTCCTTGCGCATTGGTGCTCTCCGTTCCGCTGGCATTCTTCGGCGGTATCGGGTCCGCTTCCAGAAAGGGAATTCTGGTCAAGGGCGGAAATTATCTGGAGGCGCTTTCCCGTATAGGCACTGTAGTATTCGACAAGACCGGAACTCTTACAAAAGGAGTATTCGAAGTCACCGCGGTGCATCCTGAGAAACTCGACGAAAAGGAACTGCTTCATCTCGCCGCCCATGTCGAGAGATTCTCTACACATCCTATCGCCGCATCCCTGAGGGCTGCCTATCCGGACGAGGCTGACGCCTGCGAAGTATCAGATATCAAAGAAATCGCCGGAGAGGGTGTGCAGGCCAGGGTCAACGGGCAGCTGGTATGCGTCGGCAACTCCAGGATGATGGAGGATATCGGAGCAAAGTGGCATCCGTGCGAGAAGACAGGTACTATCGTGCATGTGGCCATCGATGGGGAATATGCCGGTCATATCGTCATCTCCGATGTGGTGAAGGATGATGCGGCTGAGGCTGTCCGATCACTGAAATCCCTCGGCGTCGAGAAGACGGTCATGCTTACCGGAGACCAGGAAGAGGTTGCCGCTGTCGTTGCGGCCCATGTCGGAGTTGATGAATATCATTCCGGTCTTCTTCCGGACGACAAGGTTGCAGCCGTGGCTCGCATGTCCGATGCAGGGGAGAGGCTGGCATTTGTAGGTGACGGAATCAATGACGCTCCTGTACTTGCCAGGGCGGATGTGGGAATCGCGATGGGCGGCCTGGGCTCGGATGCTGCAATAGAGGCTGCCGATGTCGTCCTTATGGACGATCAGCCTTCCAAGATCGCGACTGCAGTAAGAGTCGCACGAAAGACAATCGGCATTGCAAAGCAGAATACATGGTTCGCCATAGGCATAAAGATCGCGGTGCTTGTCCTCGCCGCCATGGGCCTCGCCCCGATGTGGCTGGCTGTCTTTGCGGACGTCGGAGTTACAGTTCTTGCAGTGCTCAATTCTATGCGAGCATTGAACTGATATTACGGTCGGTTTTTATCGCTCCTCGAGCAGTCTTACAGCTGTCTTGAGGAGTTTTTCTATATCGGAGTCTTCGATGACCGTCTCGATAGGGAAGCCGAAGCTTACGACCGAATAGTTGTCTGCCTTGTAGAATACCGCAGCGGAGATATCGGTGTCCTTGTAACGGAGTATGGATCTGGCTTTGTCCGATGCAGGGGCGATACCGTCCGGATTCTCGACGTTATAAACCTTGGAGTTCGGCAGGCGGTGGATCCTGATCGTCCCGATATCGGAAGATACCTTCCTCATCGGCCAGATGGTTCCGGTCTTTGACGCAAAATTGGTCACCCATCTGTATCCCAGAGTACCGGATATGAATTCAGCTCCTTCTGCATGTGAAAGAGAATCGGCCTTTACGCCCGGATATATCTCGTCGCAAGGGTCCGTGCCGATGTATGCTCCGGAAATGATGATCGAGCCTCCTGCTGAAGTATACTTGCGGATGGCGTCTTTCATGTCGGTCGGGAAGACCTTGAATCTGTCTGGAGCTGCACCTGGACGGCCTGTGGCTACGGTCACCTGCTTTCCGCATATTATGTCGGCGATGCCGAAGGTGCTGAAGTCCCCGAACTCGAATGCCTCTGCGCTGACTGAACTGAATGCCCTGCCGGCAGCCATGAGAGCTTTTCCATGGACATAAGGATAGTCGAACGTATTGCCGGCATATTTGTTTCCGGCCTCGTCGCTGAATGATGCGCCGAAGCCTGGATTATCGTCGTCTATCCATGGATTTATCCTTCTGTATTCGTATGATTCTCCGATGAATGGGATATCCCAGCCCCATGCTACTCCGCCGTCGATGTTTCTCAAGAATCCGGCGTATGAAGGGGAGTCGAACCATGTCGGTCCCGATACTCTGTCGAAGTTGTTGACGACAAGGACGTCCTGACCGCTGGAGGCGGCAGGGATTCCGACGCTGAGTATCTCTGAAGGGAAACTCATGCCGCCGTCGTTCCAGGCCGTGATCCTGAAGCTGTATATATGTCCCTTCTCAATCGGGACTCTGATCGTCTGGTCGGAGACATTGACTCCGTCATCGAATGCACCGTCGTCGATTCTTGTGTACAGGCGGTATCCTTTAGGCAAGGCAGTAGGTTCGAGCCTGTCCTCGGTAGGGAACCATGAAAGTACAGCCTCCTCTCCGTCCAGAATAGCCGAAAATGCCCTTACAGGCAGCGGCTGGACGGCATAAGGGACTCCATAACGGCCGCTCAGGAATTTCAGCATCCCTTTATAGACGGCCCGGCTGAGAATGAATCTGAAACCAGGGTCGAGACCATATTTCATGTCGGCGAAATTCTGGTGCGAGAGACTTTCGGTCAGCAGTGCCGGGACCGACGGAGTCCTGGCTTCGCTATATGAACGGTCCCATATCTCCCTGCGGGTCCATGTCGAATCGACGAGAGCCCTGATGTCGGAGACAATCTGGGACTGGACGTAGTCTGCGTACTCGCGGGCCTGGC
This window harbors:
- a CDS encoding TonB-dependent outer membrane receptor, SusC/RagA subfamily, signature region, with amino-acid sequence MGTTLLLMMIIGSLPMSEYTAQDTVSRKIEELPVVTAAVDEQPAVANIGYGEIKRDHLTTSVSTIKVKRRDAIVYSNIYDYIQGRVAGVQVLKTGVGSARILIRGISTNSNATDPLILVDNVEMDDISTINPADVVSIDVLKDAGSCSIYGVRGANGVILITTRK
- a CDS encoding Cd2+/Zn2+-exporting ATPase, producing the protein MSHEHNHHEEHHHHHEEGGTRETVIKIVLAAVLLVVAVIIEKTTSLKVWQLLLIYLVPYFIVGWETLEEAVESLLHGDALDENFLMGIATVGALAIGFLPNAEPQFAEAVFVMLFFQVGELFEGIAEGRSHKSIAHLMDIRPDVANVERNGAVETVDPDEVEVGEIIVVKPGERVPMDGIVIEGKSSLDTVALTGESVPRSVGVEDEIFSGCVNLSGLLRVKVLKEFDESTASRILDLVENASENKSRQENFITRFARVYTPIVVVCAILMAVVPLFFGGVFATWLYRALTFLIVSCPCALVLSVPLAFFGGIGSASRKGILVKGGNYLEALSRIGTVVFDKTGTLTKGVFEVTAVHPEKLDEKELLHLAAHVERFSTHPIAASLRAAYPDEADACEVSDIKEIAGEGVQARVNGQLVCVGNSRMMEDIGAKWHPCEKTGTIVHVAIDGEYAGHIVISDVVKDDAAEAVRSLKSLGVEKTVMLTGDQEEVAAVVAAHVGVDEYHSGLLPDDKVAAVARMSDAGERLAFVGDGINDAPVLARADVGIAMGGLGSDAAIEAADVVLMDDQPSKIATAVRVARKTIGIAKQNTWFAIGIKIAVLVLAAMGLAPMWLAVFADVGVTVLAVLNSMRALN
- a CDS encoding transcriptional regulator, AraC family, which translates into the protein MRKYFFLAIISALFFSCNEKAMQNQEQADDDIYSEAYLMELAYREPEEALRLTEEAEENSLLKPYQINVIKGIIYHNAPQYYLSQFYYKKAYNDSSFRKEDPVGFVRSLSTMAHNDYKLGENAKSLNYIAEGLEKARAMELEPEVANFLLNLGLNKVALGSSRDAYYDLYESIDLYEQLAKKTGDNSERDYYLYALGETINAMTKQGDVKEAIFLLPRMQEALDKMEEDPETPEGLLDLRKASVYAQCMETYQKANQPKLADKYYRLSNQTETVKTPYGLTMMTSYLLWRKDYQTLFSNLDKIEENYRQRGDTTSELYLSDVLEPRMKGYQGMGNYSKALATSETIISIKDQINNNNLKTDALQVSTILGSHEIERKYESQRSTMKVMGVIIVMSLLLLIGGGLYAGNIHRYSNLIRKKNVAAINTINDLLRYKEIAEKAVSIENGPATLGIKEADKPKDLDEINQFRELDNLIRQERLFTKSGISRDDLIEKSGVPAYKFAGLFTKYAGMSYSNYMNNLRMEYAAQMLRDNKEYTIDSIAADCGCGSRSTFYTLFMEKYGISPHEYRQRT